Genomic DNA from Jonesia denitrificans DSM 20603:
GCGTTCAGCCATGGCTTCGAGGAGGGCGGATTGTGTCTTGGGGGCTGTGCGGTTGATTTCGTCGGCGAGGAACAGGCCGGTGAACAGGGGGCCTTGACGGACATCAAATTCGCGGGTTGCGGGGTTGAAGATGACTCCACCGGTGATGTCTGAGGGGAGAAGGTCGGGTGTGCATTGGACTCGGGAGAACTCGAGTCCGAGGGTGTGGGCAAGGGTGCGTGCGGCGAGGGTTTTGCCTAGTCCTGGGACGTCTTCGAACAGGACGTGTCCTTTGGCGAGGAGAGCTGCAACGGCGATGGCGAGGGTGTCTTCCATCCCGACGATGACGGTTGCTGCTTCGTCGAGGATGGCTTGGGCGTGGTGGGACACGTCCGCGGGTGTCATTGTCGCAGTCATGAGTGGTCCTTGGTGTGGTTGGCGGTTGTCGTGATGTCGTCGAGCCGGGACAAGAGTGTGATCACGGCTTTGTTGTTCATGCCTGACGTCCGTGTCATGAGTTGTTGGTAGAGCGGTGGGCCAAGGAGTTCTTGGGCGCGCTGTTGTCCGCTTGCGGTGGTGAGGTCGCATCCTGCCCGGGTCAGGGCTGAGGTAGTGAGTGCGCGTAGTCGTGTGTGGCCTGAATAAGAAGTTGTTCCGTCGCGGGAGAAGAGCGTCCAGGAGAGGTGAGATACGTCGTCTCGGGCTCCTGGCCTGTTGTGGGTGCGGCGAGGAGTCGTGGGGATGGGGTCTGCTGTGGGGATGATGGTGAGCACCCAGGTGATGAGTGCGGTTGTGCCGGTGATGGTCAAGGCGTGGGGCCAGGTGAGCATCGTGTTCGCTGCGAGTGTTGTGGTGATCACCGCACTGGCAATGGTGAGGGCTGTGGCAAGTCGTTGTGTCATGAGGCGGTGGTGTGACGCAGGTGATCGGCGATGGTGTCAAGTGCGGCGAGGGCGTTACTTGAGTCGTTGTCAGTAAGGTCGCGGTGCCCGAAGCGTGCTCGGTGGAAGGCGTCATGCAAGATTGTGACCGCTGCTGGTGGAGCTGGGGTGAGGCGGAGCATGTCGGTGGTGAATTCGCTGGTTGTTTGCCAGTCGGGTCGTTCTATACCGCTGCGTGCGGCTGCGTGTTCGAGCGCTTCCCAGGCGGCGATGATTGCGTCGTTGGGGTCTGCTGTTGTTCTGGCGATGCGTTGGGATTCGGTGACTGCGTTCACTAGGTGATCAGTCAATGTTGCTAATGCGAGGGTCGCGTCGTTGGGGTCGGAGTTGGTGTCACGCAGGGGTTCGGTTCGCCATTGTTGCCGTTGAGCCCAGGTGTGGAGAACGTAACGGAGGATGCGCGCAATCAAGAGCGCGATCAATGTGGTGCCAAGGACAAGGAGAATGGTCCGGGTGATCCAGTTCGCTGGCTGTGGTTCTTCGTCCTCAACGGGGGTGATCTCTGGGGGGGTGGTATCCGTGAGTTCTACGAGTGGGGGGCCTTCGAACACGGCAGGAGGAAGGGTGAGTGACAGCGGTGTCATCAGCATCATTGCGAGTGTGATGACTCCTGCACACACGGTGAGGAGTGCGCGTTCGTTCCGTGTCATTGTGGCACCTTTTCGCCCCGTGACGGGTGTTAGTTTATGTGGGTGGCAGCCCACAGGCCTGCAGCTGCGACAGCAAGGAATGCTAACGGGTCACTAGTGTAGCCCCGTCCCATGGTGGACAGGGTGACCGGGGAGTGATGAAGTGCCGTGTGCAGTGCGGGCGTGAGGTCTTGGTCAATGTAGGTGTGGTGTGGGGCTTGATCGCGAAGGTCAGCTATTTGTCGGGTGATGAGTGTGGATAGTGCATCAGCAGCTAAGGTGTCGTTGGCTGTGAAGAGGTCGGTGAACCACGTGTCTGCTGGTAACTGTGGGCAGATGACGGTCGCGGGGGCGAGGGCAACTTTGCCGATGGCGGTCAGTGAATGGTGGGAGATGCCTTGGTGGCGAGGGCGAGCATCTGCACCTGAGAGCCGTAACGCGGCAATGGGGTGGCCGCCCAGGATGTGGGTGGCGTTGATGACCTCACCAACGTGGATACCTGAAAACCCCCATGGGGTTCCCGTTCCGAGGTTGCCAGGACCTTGAATGACGATTGCAATGTCGGCTCGGACAACGTGGCGTGCAGCGAGCAACCCGGTGTGGAGGGTGGCAGCCTCAAAGTCGCCGCCAAATGCTTGTCCGGTGGTGATGACACTGGTGATGCGTTGAGTGCTGCGCAGGGTGTCGACGGTGCGGGAAAACCAGGCTGGTAACGCTCCGCCGTCTGTCATGACGTAGGCGATCGTGGGTGGTGTGGTCTTGGTCCACCCTTGTTCGATGCCTGTGACGATCGCGGGAAGAGCTGAATGGAGGTCGGTGGTGATCACTGGCATCCCGTCGAGGCTGGTGGCTTCTCGCATAGTGTCGTGGTGCTCGGATTCTTGTTCGTCGACTCCAAGAACCATCGCTTGAGTGGGGGTGTAGCGTGCTTTGACGAGGTGACCGTGGGAGTCGGGGCGTCGCCCTTGGTGGGGTTGGGCGGTGTGGGTGGCGACAATCATCGCGTACCCGCCAGTTCCCAGTCCGCGGTCGAGCGCGGTGCTGTTGAGGTGGACGTCCATCCCGGTGGTCAGTGTCCCAACGAGTTGGGTGTAGGCCAGTGCCCGGATGGTGTGTCCGTGGGAGTCCACAACCTGGGCTTCTTGGCATCCGTTCCATTGTCGGCCGAGCGACACGATTTTTCCTTCACGCCATGTGATCACAGATCTAACCGTACTGGACTAGCGTGGGTGATGATGAATAGTTCTGTGAGTCCTTCGGAGAGACTTCTCAATTTGGTGATTGCATTACGCAACACCACGGGGAGAATGACGCGCCGCGATATTGCGAATAAGGTCGCGGGCTACTCGCCGCACGCTTCCCCTGCGGCTTTTGAGCGCATGTTTGAGCGTGATAAGGAGTTGCTGCGCGATTTGGGGATTCCCTTGGTGACTGATGATGCGTTACACCCTGAGGATGTGGGGTATCGCATCGATCACGACCAGTATGCGCTTGGGGATGTGCAACTGTCTGCGCAGGAGTTCGCTGTCCTTGGTGTGGCCGCTGGTTTGTGGCGGCATAGCGGTGTGGAGCAGTTGTCCTCGAGGGCGTTAACGAAGTTGCGCGCTGGGTATGACGGCCCGCAGGAGGTGGAGTTTCTGACGGGTGTGTATTTGTCGTTGCGTGATGTCACCGATGCGTTTGAGCCAGTGATTGTTGCGTTGTCCAGGCGGTGTGCTGTGCGGTGTGATTATCGTTCCGCGCATTCTGGGGTGACGCGCAGGCGCGTCATTGAGCCGTGGCGTCTGGTGTTGCGGGAGAGTCATTGGTATGTGATTGGCCGTGATCAGGACGCTGGTGAGCCTCGTGTGTTTAAGTTGGCTCGGATGGTGGGGAAAGTAGTTCCGGTGGGCGGGCAGGGGTCGGTGACTATTCCTGAGAACGTGGACACTGATGCGTTGATGGGGCAGAGCGAGTCACAGGTCAATGACCGGCTAGTTCTTGCGGTTCTTCCTGGTAAGGCGTTGCGGTTGACTGCTTCTATGAGGAAAGACGGTCAGTTGCGGTCCGATGGTCGTATCGTGTGGGTTGGTACGTGGGACGGGCGTGAGTCGGTGAGTGAAGAGATCGCAGCGTTGGGTCCTGATGTGCTGGTTCTCGAGCCTGCTCAGTTGCGTGACCATGTGGTTTCGAGACTTCAGGCTGCAACTGTGTTGGCTGGGGAGACGGACAACTCAAAGGAGCGCCACGATGGCTGAACGGACTCCGGATCGGTTGACGCGCTTGTTGGCGTTGGTGGCACATTTGTCTCAGGCTGGCCCCACACCGCTCGTGGATCTTGCTCGCTTTTTTGGAGTATCGCCGCAGCAGATCCGTAAAGACATTGATGTCTTGTGGTTGACCGGGACCCCCGGGTATTTGCCGCAGGATCTCATTGATTTTGATGCCGATGCGCTGGATCGTGGCGTGGTGGCATTAACTGCTGATCGTGGGTTGAGTGAACCCTTGCGGCTTGGGCCGCAAGAAGGGTTGACGGTATTGGCTGCGTTGGCTGCGTTGCGGGGCATGGTGGAAGCCAGTGATATGAACCCTGACACTCTCGATGCGCTGGATAGGCTGGTGCGAAAGGTGGCGTTCCCCTTGGGTGAGCTAGCCCAAGCAATTGATGTCCGGTTTCAACCAACAGTATCCGCGCAGGTGCTGAGCGAGGTGCAACGAGCTATTACTCGCGGGGTTTGTGTTGATATCGAGTATCTTGATTTCTCTGAACGCCGCTCGGTGAGGCGAGTGGAACCGTGGGCATTGTTCAATGATGGTGATGCGTTTTATCTCAGTGGGTGGTGTGTCACCTCAGATGGTGAGCGGGTGTTTCGGGTCGACCGGATGACTCGCGTTGTGCACAGTGAGGTGCCTGTGACACATCCTGTTGGTGATCGTCCCGACTCTGCTGCCCCCCAGGGTGACGGGTTCCAGGTGCGGATGTGGGTTGATGTGCATGCGGCGTGGTTGGTGGAGAACATACCCGCAGATCAGGTTGCTGTCACAGATGATGCACTTGTTGTGGATGTCACTGTGGTCAATGACGAGTGGTTCACTCAGTTTTTGTTGGCTCATGGATCAGTGATTCACCGCGTGGAACCTGAGCACGTGGCGCAGGGCGCAAGGGAGCGTGCTCTGCGCGCGCTCAGGGCATACGATGAAGACAATCACGACGTCTTTGTCAGGGGTGAATAAAGAGGGGTACTACTTGTGAATTGGTTGTTGTTGTGGTCGGTTCTCGTTGTCAGCGCGCTGAGCTTGCTGGCCGTTCTTGCCTTGCTGTTATTGCGGGCTGGGAAACACGCAGTCGATCGGGTGGCAGTAGTGGGGGACCGGATGAGGGCCGCGCAGGAACAAGCCCTTCCTCCGCATTTGAATGAGGTGCGACCTGTGGATGTCGACGGGGGTGCCGCAGTGAAAGCGCAGTTGCGTGAGGTACGCCGAGTCAATGCAGTCCGGCGTGTTGAACGCCGCCAACTGCGACGACAGGCGGCTTGGGACCGCTGGTTGTCAGGTCAATTGCGTTCGGTGTCAGCTTCTGGCTCTCGGCATACTAGTGGGAAAAATCCTGTGCGCGAGGTAAGGTGAACACCAGAATCCTCGAAGCGCTTCGATGACGATGTGTGTTCACCTCCCGGCAACGTCGCTGGGTTAACCTCCGAGGAGTCTAAGATAGTTGCACGCCCCACCACCCTAGGAGAACGCGATGCCAGGTCTTACCAAGCCGTCTCACTGGCTTATTCTCATCCTTGTTTTGTTGCTGCTGTTCGGTGCAAAGAAGCTCCCTGATCTTGCGCGCAGCATTGGGCAGTCCATGAAGATCTTCAAAAAAGAGATCAAGGACCTCAGCGACGACGACACACCGGCTCAGACATACAGCCAGCCCAACGAGCCCACACACCCAGGGCCTGCTGCCACCCACAGCGCCCCTAGTGATCCGTCTCCCACATCGCCTGGTGATCAATCGCACCGCGGTGGAGGCGCAGCCTAACCGTGTCTACACCCGCAGGAACTAGCCCGTCACCCAAGGACGTCCGACGGGCAAAACGAGCACAACGCAAAGCTGAACGACGTCAAGCACGCTCGGATATGGCCCTCATGGACCATTTCCGCGAGCTCAAGGGGCGACTCTTTAAAGCCGCACTCGGCATTGTTCTCGCAGCGGTGGCGGGCTGGTTTCTGTTCACCCCCGTATTTCAGGCGCTTCAACAACCGGTGATCACCGCGGCGCAGGAGGCCGATCAACTTTTCTCCATTAACTTCACCGGTGTGGCCAGCGCTTTGGACATGCGCATAAAAATGGCGCTCTTTGTTGGGTTAATCATCTCCAGCCCTTGGTGGCTCTACCAACTTTGGGCCTTCATCACCCCCGGGCTCTCACGCAAAGAAAAGCTCTACGCCTACGGTTTCGTTTCCGCCACAGTTCCCTTGTTCCTCAGTGGTGCGGCTCTTGCCTGGCTTGTCCTACCACACGCCATCGGCATCCTCACCGACTTCGTCCCTGACCAAGCCGCTAACCTTCTTGATGCACAAACCTACCTGAGCTTTGTGATGCGCCTGCTAATCGCCTTTGGTCTCGCCTTCGCCATGCCCGTACTTCTGGTGGGACTCAACTTCATGGGCTTGCTGTCAGCAGCAACGATGCTCAAAGGATGGCGGTGGGCCATCGTTGTGGCGTTCACCTTCTCCGCAATGATGACTCCAACACCTGATGCCCTCACCATGATCCTGGTAGCGCTACCCATTTGTGTCCTGTTCTTTGCCGCTGTTGGTGTTGCATGGCTCCATGATCGACGCGTTGCACGGGCATTGGACGCACTAGACGCGGAACTTGCAGACGTCGACTAACCGCGTGTGATCTGACATCCACGAGCCACACCGATACGCTAAACCTATGTCGCCGAAACGCTCACGGGTCCGTGAACAGCGAAAAAAAGAAGCCCAAGCTGTCGAGCAACCACACCCTGAACAGGAATTGAGCCCTGCGCAACGGTACGCTCACCACCAACGCACTCGTGCATACCCCCACCTGTCACACTTCGCCACAACACTGGACTTCCCTTTGGATGAATTCCAGCATCAGGCATGTGAACACCTCGAAAAAGGGGACGGTGTTTTGGTTGCAGCTCCCACAGGAGCGGGGAAAACCATCGTGGGGGAGTTCGCGGTTCACCTCGCCCTTCAACAACACCGCAAAGCGTTTTACACCACCCCCATCAAAGCGCTCTCGAACCAGAAATTTCACGACCTTCAACGTGTCCACGGTCCGCACAACGTTGGATTGCTCACTGGTGATGCGACAATCAACGGCGAAGCACCCATTGTTGTGATGACCACAGAGGTGCTGCGCAACATGATTTACGCGCAGTCCACCACGCTCGATAATGTTGGCTACGTCATCATGGATGAAGTCCACTACCTTGCTGACAGGTTTCGCGGCGCAGTGTGGGAAGAAGTCATCATCCACCTCGACCGGTCGGTGCAACTCGTCTCGCTGTCTGCCACGGTATCCAACGCGGAGGAGTTCGGGGACTGGCTCGCCGCAGTACGCGGTTCAACCGCTGTCATCGTTTCTGAGCGACGTCCCGTTCCACTATGGCAACACGTAATCACCCAAGGGCGGTCAGACAGCCCCGGTGGCCTCATTGATTTGTACGCTCACACCGTCGACCCCACTGATCCTGGTCCCACGCCGCCCATCAACCCTGACCTTCTCAACACCATGCGACGAGGCCGAGACTCAGGACCCCGCCAGCCACGACGAGGGCGCCCTCAGCATTCAGGTCGTCGAGGACCACCACGTTTCGCAGTCATCAATGAGCTTGCTGAAGCAGACCTCCTTCCCGCGATTTATTTCATTTTCTCTCGTGCGGGGTGTAACGCAGCAGTGGAACAATGCCTTGCCACAGGCATTACGCTGACCACAGAAACCCAAGCACGCCAGATTCGCATCATTGTTGAATCACGTGTCGCCTCCGTTCCACCAGAAGACCTGTCAGTCCTTGGGTTTCACGGGTGGCTTGATGGTCTGACCCGTGGAATCGCTGCCCACCACGCTGGCATGCTTCCCTTGTTTAAAGAAGTGGTCGAAGAACTCTTCTCGCGTGGTCTGATCAAAGTTGTGTTTGCCACTGAAACACTTGCTTTAGGCATCAATATGCCTGCCCGCACCGTTGTTCTTGAAAAACTTGTGAAATGGAATGGCACCGCCCACGTCGACATGACGCCAGGGGAGTACACCCAACTCACCGGGCGAGCTGGACGTCGTGGAATTGATGTGGAGGGGCACGCGGTTGTTGTTGACCACGTGGGGCTTGACCCGATGGCGCTTGTCCGCTTGGCATCACGGCGCACCTACCCGCTCCGATCAAGTTTTTCACCGACCTACAACATGGCGGTCAACCTTGTTGACCGGTTTGGTTTCGCACAAGCTCGAGAAATCCTCGAAACGTCCTTTGCACAGTTCCAAGCCGACCGCGGTGTTGTGGATTTGGCTCGTCAAGCCCAAGGGAACTCGGAAGCCCTCACTGGCTACGAGCAGGCAATGCACTGTGATCGTGGTGATTTTCACGAGTACATGCTCCTTCGCGAACGGCTGACTCAACGCGAGCGTCAAGTATCGCAACAAGCATCAACTGCAGCACGGAACGATGCGATTCGCGCACTGTCCGCCTTGCGGGTAGGAGACATTGCAGAAATTCCTTCAGGGCGATCGACCGGCTATGTTCTGGTATTGGATCGTGGGAAAGACACAGGATTTGAAGGACGGCGCCCATTCGTGTTGACCGAAGGCGGCAAAACCCGGGTCCTCACCGCCGCCGATGTTCCCCATGGCCTGACCCATGTCGGTTCGATGCGGCTCGATCCCCGACTCAATACCCGGCGGCCTTCCGATCGCAGAGCTGCCACTCAACAGTTCCGTGATGTCCTTCGCCACGGTGACATGACACCGGCACCCACACGTGAATATGGGGGCAGAAAGCGCAGGTCTGACGCCGGTGGTGACCGTCTTATCGCGTCCCTACGTCAGGAACTGCGGGACCACCCCTGCCATGCTTGTCCAGACCGTGATGACCACGCACGATGGGGGGAGCGCTGGTTGACGCTCCGTCGGGAGCACGAAGGATTGCTGGCACGCATTGACCGAAAAACTGGGTCCATCGCCAAAGTCTTTGACAAAATCTGCCGCGTACTTGATCAGTATGGGTATGTTGAACGCAACGGTGACCACTATGTGGTTACTGAGCAAGGGCGAACACTTCAACGAATTTACGCCGAAAATGATCTCCTCATTGCCGAGTGCCTCACCCATGGGGTGTGGAAAGGACTTGACGCCGCACAGCTTGCTGGCGCAGTGTCCGCGGCCGTGTATCAAGCGCGAGGCGAGGAACATGCTGAACCCTCGATCCCCGGTGGGCCGACAGGAAAACTGGGGGGCAGCATCGAAAAAATGGCCGCCATGTGGGGAACACTGACCGAACTTGAGGACTCACTCGGATTGGAAGAAACTGGGGACCTCGACGCAGGACTCGTGTGGGCCATTCACGCGTGGACAAGAGGGCGGTCACTTGACGCAGTCCTTGATCAATCAGAACTCACTGCTGGGGATTTTGTGCGCTGGGCAAAACAGATCCTTGACGCACTTGACCACATCGCTCATGTTGCGCCGGATGAGGCTGTGGCTCAGACCGCCCGTCAAGCTATTGACTCTATTCGACGCGGCGTCGTTGACTATTCCAGCGTGTAGGAGATCATGACTATGCCACAACTGTTAATAACAAACGCCACCATTCATTCTTCTCGTCATCCTTTTGCAACCGCGCTGCTCGTGGACAACGGTGTTGTCGCGTGGGTGGGGGACACCGAGGTTGCACGGTCAATTGCCCCTAACGCCACCGTGCGCGACGCTGAAGGAGCTCTTGTCACGCCAGCGTTTGTGGACGCTCACGTGCATGTGTTGGAAACAGCAATCACGATGCGGTCACCGCAACTATCCCCCCGGGCTGGGGTAACAACGCGGGAACAGGTGAAGAACCGTATTGCTGAGGCGGCGGCTGGATGGAAGCCAGGGGAGCACCCCATCACGTTCCTGGGATACGACGATTCCGGGTGGCCAGAACAGGATCGGTTGTCATGGCAGGACATTGATCAGGTGGCTGGTACGGTCCCCGTCTATGTGCCACGAGCTGATCTCCACTCGGCCTTAGGGTCTACTGCGTTGCTGCGGTGGGCGGAACTCAACGATGTCAACACTCCACGAACTACGCCGCTTCGTGACGATGACCATGTGCATGTACGTCAGGCACTGCAGGTGTTGGACCCGTTCTTCCGCGACGAACTGTACCGGTCAGTGTTGGCGCGCTGCGCATCGTTAGGTGTTGTGGAGGTTCACGAAAACTCGGCGCCTGGGATTGACACCCGCGCTGGGTTGGCGCGGCTTATTGAGATGACACGTGAGCCGGAATCTGGTCTTCCGCTTGTTGTGGGGTATCGTGGCGAGGCTGTGAGTTCAGTTGACCAGGTAGAGGCGCTGGCAACTGAAATCCCTGGCCTGCAAGGTCTTGCTGGGGATTTATCGGTCGATGGTTCGTTCGGGTCACGTTCTGCACTGCTCCGGCAGGATTACAGTGACGATGCGGGCAATCGCGGGACACAGCATCTGTCCGTGACAACTGTGGCTGACCACATTCGTGCGACCTCCCTTGCCGGAGTTCAAGGTGGGTTTCATGTGATCGGTGACGGCGCACTCGATGTGGTAGTTCAGGCTCTTCAGCAGGTTGCTGGTGAGTCCCCCCAGATGCGTCAAGCAATCCGGCGGGCGGGGCACCGACTTGAACACGTTGAACTCCTTGATGACAACGCTCTTGCAACGTGTGTGGACCTCAGCGTGATGATCAGCGCCCAGCCAGCGTTCGACGCATGGTGGGGTGGGCCATCAGGAATGTACGCCCAGCGACTAGGCCAGCAGCGGGCGCTGGCAACGACGCCGATCCGGTCAATGATGGCCTCTGGTGTCACGGTTGGGTTCGGGTCTGATTCGCCGGTGACGCCAATAAACCCATGGGATGGTGTGCGTGCTGCGGTGTGGCACACCAACAGTGATCAGCGTATTTCTGCACGGGCTGCGTTTCGCGCACACACACGCGCCGGGCATCGGTTACGTGGAGAAGTCACAGCTGGGGAGATCACTGTGGGGGCTCCTGCTCATCTTGCGTTGTGGGATGCGCCGGAGTTAGGTGTCCAGGCTGAAAATGATGGGCGTTCGTCGTGGTCAACTGATGCGCGCAGTGGTACACCGTTGCTTCCTTACCTTGCTCAAGAGGGTCTTGTTCCCACCTGTTTAGCTACCTGGCGCAGTGGAGAGTTGATCTACGAAGCACCGTAAGGGTTCAACGGCCGGATTAATGGGTCAGCGCCTGTTTTCACCCGTTGCGGTTGTGGGCGCGATCACGCCGATTTCATGAACACAAGCCCCCCAGGACGTGACCAGAAGTTGACATGCGGCTAGCAACGCGGGAAGGTGGACAGTGCCCACGCTCGAAGCGTTCTGCTGTGCGTGTGGTGGCCGACGCGAAAGCGCACATGTGGCCCCCGAGTTCAGTAGAAAACGTGAATGATCACGGTACGAAGGACTCGGGGGCCATCATGATGTTGACCGCTAGTCAACGTTGAGTTGTGGGGCGTGTGCGCAGGGAAAATTCAGTCTCCTCACGTAGTGTGACTGCGTGAACGTGCATCAAGTACCCGTGCCTTTCGTGCTGATGATCGCTGCTGTGAGCGGTTTCTTCACAGATTGGGCTTTTCCTGACCGTAACCTGTGGGGTCTTGCCTTTGTCGGTATAGCAGGGTTGTGGCTTGCCACCTGGAAACGCCACTCTGGCGTCAGTTTTGTTGCTGGTTGGGTGTGGGGCCTTGCGTTCTTCTTGCCACACATTCGTTGGGCTGAGTACGCCGTGGGCGGCGCGTTGCCGTGGGTTGCGCTGAGCGTAGTACAGGGTTTGTACATTGGTGTTTTCGCGTGGGCGTGGTCGTTTGCTGCACGAAGCCGATTCCTCCGTGGCTCCTTTGCACGACAGTCGTTTGCGTTCGCCACGTTATGGGTCGCGGTTGAATACCTTCGCATGACCACCCCCTTTGGAGGATTTCCCTGGGGGAGGCTTGGATTTTCGCAATCTGAGTCGCCTATTGCGCGGCTCGCATGGCTAGGCGGTATTCCACTCACATCCTTCGCGGTAGCTCTGATCGGCGCCCTTCTCGGTGTGCTCGTCCTTGGTCTCATTCGACTTAATCTTGTGTCGATTGGATCCGCTGGCCTTGGCGCCGTCATCATGCTTGCGAGCGGTTTCCTTATTCCACTAGACACTCAGGCTCAGCAGGGAATGCTCACGGTGGGAGGTGTTCAAGGCAACGTGGAGAATCCCGGTCTTGGCGCTTTTGCAAACCGCCAAGAGGTCCTCAATAACCACGTCGCTGGAACTCATCAGCTGGCGGGACAGCCGGGTTTGGACCTTGTTGTGTGGCCTGAAAATGGGACGGATATTGACCCACAAGCTGACGCAGGAGCTGCCGCCCTGATCGATGCGGCAGCTCGCGACGTCGGTGTACCAGTACTCCTTGGAGCGCAGGAATACCCTGACAGCGGTGGGCGGTACAACGTGTCGCTTCTGTGGCAGGAAGGGCAGGGGGTGACGGGACGCTACGTGAAACAGCATCCCGTCCCGTTTGGCGAATACATTCCCTTTCGTGATTTCTTCCGTCGACTGTCGCCAGCTGTAGACCTCATTTCCACGGATATGTTGCCAGGAGAGCAGCCATCAATACTTGACGTTCCGATTGATTCGCTTGATCGCGATGTGCGGGTCTCACCCATCATCTGCTTTGAAGTTGGGTATGACAACATCATTTATGATGCGGTGAAACGTGGGGGAGAGGTCCTTATTGTCCAAACGAATAAC
This window encodes:
- a CDS encoding amidohydrolase codes for the protein MTMPQLLITNATIHSSRHPFATALLVDNGVVAWVGDTEVARSIAPNATVRDAEGALVTPAFVDAHVHVLETAITMRSPQLSPRAGVTTREQVKNRIAEAAAGWKPGEHPITFLGYDDSGWPEQDRLSWQDIDQVAGTVPVYVPRADLHSALGSTALLRWAELNDVNTPRTTPLRDDDHVHVRQALQVLDPFFRDELYRSVLARCASLGVVEVHENSAPGIDTRAGLARLIEMTREPESGLPLVVGYRGEAVSSVDQVEALATEIPGLQGLAGDLSVDGSFGSRSALLRQDYSDDAGNRGTQHLSVTTVADHIRATSLAGVQGGFHVIGDGALDVVVQALQQVAGESPQMRQAIRRAGHRLEHVELLDDNALATCVDLSVMISAQPAFDAWWGGPSGMYAQRLGQQRALATTPIRSMMASGVTVGFGSDSPVTPINPWDGVRAAVWHTNSDQRISARAAFRAHTRAGHRLRGEVTAGEITVGAPAHLALWDAPELGVQAENDGRSSWSTDARSGTPLLPYLAQEGLVPTCLATWRSGELIYEAP
- the lnt gene encoding apolipoprotein N-acyltransferase encodes the protein MNVHQVPVPFVLMIAAVSGFFTDWAFPDRNLWGLAFVGIAGLWLATWKRHSGVSFVAGWVWGLAFFLPHIRWAEYAVGGALPWVALSVVQGLYIGVFAWAWSFAARSRFLRGSFARQSFAFATLWVAVEYLRMTTPFGGFPWGRLGFSQSESPIARLAWLGGIPLTSFAVALIGALLGVLVLGLIRLNLVSIGSAGLGAVIMLASGFLIPLDTQAQQGMLTVGGVQGNVENPGLGAFANRQEVLNNHVAGTHQLAGQPGLDLVVWPENGTDIDPQADAGAAALIDAAARDVGVPVLLGAQEYPDSGGRYNVSLLWQEGQGVTGRYVKQHPVPFGEYIPFRDFFRRLSPAVDLISTDMLPGEQPSILDVPIDSLDRDVRVSPIICFEVGYDNIIYDAVKRGGEVLIVQTNNASFGHTNESTQQLAMSRLRAIETGRAVIHVSTVGVSAVYTPHGVEKVRTGHFTAEQFVQRVALRTSLTPAVRLGIAPTVVAGGASVLLVVTGIIDARHRSRTRGAARPRPSRKEAAVRKG